The genomic window TAAGTTGGCAGTTGGCAATTGGCAGTTGGCAATTGGCAGTTGGCAATTGGCAGTTGGCAATTGGCAGTTGGCANNNNNNNNNNNNNNNNNNNNNNNNNNNNNNNNNNNNNNNNNNNNNNNNNNNNNNNNNNNNNNNNNNNNNNNNNNNNNNNNNNNNNNNNNNNNNNNNNNNNATAGCTAGTTAACAATCAATAGCTATAGTATTATCATTTTTTTAATTGGAGATTGCCCCGGTATTTTTCTGGATATTTAATCATGTGATGTAAAAGCTTTCCGATTTCTTCTGACTGACTCAACAATAAATCAAACTGTTCCCTTGAAATATAAGAACAGGCTAATGCAAAGTCTAACCATACTTGAGTTTCGGCATTTTCCATATCGGCTTCCGATATTTTATTAATGAAATGTGATTCATATTGCCGTCTTCGATAGGATTCCCCCAAGCTTGCACATACCGATCGTGAGGATCTTCTAATCTGATCTGTTAAAGAGAATTTTTCTTCTTTTG from Bacteroidales bacterium includes these protein-coding regions:
- a CDS encoding four helix bundle protein, translated to MISNLKDLMVYKKAFTLAMDIFEISKNFSKEEKFSLTDQIRRSSRSVCASLGESYRRRQYESHFINKISEADMENAETQVWLDFALACSYISREQFDLLLSQSEEIGKLLHHMIKYPEKYRGNLQLKK